The Edaphobacter sp. 12200R-103 genome contains a region encoding:
- a CDS encoding LpxI family protein: MSKLGLIAGNGRFPFLLLDAARAHGLTVVVAAIKEETDQEINARATADPDIHVHWLSLGELSKLIETFQAEGVSRAVMAGQVKHKQIFSSIRPDWRLAKLLLNLRTRSTDVLLGAVAKVLGDEGIELISSTQFLEPLLAKPGVLTRRTPDEQEQKDIAYGRTVARAIAGYDLGQTVVIAAQACVAVEAMEGTDATIERAGALFRTLDAEDAVRTDGQQDTTLRRALTVVKVAKPNQDMRFDVPVIGVRTIQTMKSAGATCLAIEVARTLIFDPDGVVAAADEAGIAIIADPA, translated from the coding sequence ATGTCGAAACTTGGCCTGATTGCAGGCAACGGAAGATTCCCTTTCCTGCTGCTTGATGCTGCCCGTGCCCACGGGCTGACGGTGGTGGTCGCCGCGATTAAGGAAGAGACGGACCAGGAGATCAATGCGCGCGCCACGGCCGACCCTGACATTCATGTGCACTGGCTCTCGCTGGGTGAGCTTTCAAAGCTCATCGAAACCTTCCAGGCTGAAGGCGTCAGCCGAGCGGTGATGGCTGGGCAGGTAAAGCACAAGCAGATCTTCTCCAGCATCCGGCCGGACTGGCGGCTGGCCAAGCTGCTGCTGAATCTGCGCACGCGCTCGACCGATGTGCTGCTGGGTGCGGTAGCGAAGGTGCTGGGAGATGAAGGCATCGAGCTGATCTCTTCGACGCAGTTTCTGGAGCCGCTTCTGGCAAAACCCGGCGTATTGACCCGGCGGACTCCTGACGAGCAGGAGCAGAAAGATATTGCCTATGGCCGCACGGTCGCTCGCGCCATCGCGGGTTACGACCTGGGCCAGACGGTTGTGATCGCCGCACAGGCGTGTGTCGCCGTCGAGGCCATGGAGGGGACTGACGCCACCATCGAGCGCGCAGGGGCGCTGTTTCGTACCCTCGATGCGGAAGATGCCGTGAGAACGGACGGCCAGCAGGATACGACTCTCCGGCGGGCTCTCACCGTGGTCAAGGTCGCCAAACCCAATCAAGACATGCGCTTCGACGTTCCCGTCATCGGGGTTCGAACCATCCAGACGATGAAGAGCGCCGGCGCTACCTGTCTTGCCATCGAGGTGGCAAGGACCCTGATCTTCGACCCTGACGGAGTCGTCGCAGCCGCCGATGAGGCCGGGATCGCCATCATCGCCGATCCGGCCTGA
- a CDS encoding peroxiredoxin: MRRTMWIALVLGVVAACGFGTTAYAADEVQAGAKAPNFTLPSQEDKPVSLTDYKGKWVVLYFYPKDQTTGCTIEAHNFQRDMKKYDAANAVVLGVSLDTVEGHKAWCAKDTFSFKLLADPDHKVVDLYGVPVTTHGDMKFASRQTFLISPQGKVVKVWPKVDVQKHSEEVLAEIAADKK, encoded by the coding sequence ATGCGCAGAACAATGTGGATCGCATTGGTACTTGGTGTCGTTGCAGCATGCGGATTTGGCACGACCGCGTACGCCGCCGACGAGGTTCAGGCAGGCGCGAAGGCTCCGAACTTTACACTGCCCTCGCAGGAAGACAAGCCCGTGAGCCTGACGGACTACAAGGGCAAATGGGTTGTGCTGTACTTCTACCCGAAGGACCAGACGACGGGCTGCACGATTGAGGCGCACAACTTTCAGCGCGACATGAAGAAGTACGACGCAGCCAACGCCGTGGTGCTGGGCGTGAGCCTGGATACGGTCGAGGGCCACAAGGCATGGTGCGCGAAGGATACCTTCAGCTTCAAGCTGCTGGCCGATCCGGACCACAAGGTCGTAGACCTGTACGGCGTGCCCGTGACGACGCACGGCGATATGAAGTTTGCCAGCCGGCAGACCTTCCTCATCTCTCCGCAGGGCAAGGTGGTCAAGGTGTGGCCGAAGGTTGACGTGCAGAAGCACAGCGAAGAGGTCCTGGCGGAGATTGCAGCCGACAAGAAGTAA